A window of Tursiops truncatus isolate mTurTru1 chromosome 8, mTurTru1.mat.Y, whole genome shotgun sequence contains these coding sequences:
- the BRSK2 gene encoding serine/threonine-protein kinase BRSK2, producing MKVEREIAILKLIEHPHVLKLHDVYENKKYLYLVLEHVSGGELFDYLVKKGRLTPKEARKFFRQIISALDFCHSHSICHRDLKPENLLLDEKNNIRIADFGMASLQVGDSLLETSCGSPHYACPEVIRGEKYDGRKADVWSCGVILFALLVGALPFDDDNLRQLLEKVKRGVFHMPHFIPPDCQSLLRGMIEVDATRRLTLEHIQKHIWYIGGKNEPEPEQPIPRKVQIRSLPSLEDIDPDVLDSMHSLGCFRDRNKLLQDLLSEEENQEKMIYFLLLDRKERYPSHEDEDLPPRNEIDPPRKRVDSPMLNRHGKRRPERKSMEVLSVTDGGSPVPARRAIEMAQHGQRSRSISGASSGLSTSPLSSPRVTPHPSPRGSPLPTPKGTPVHTPKESPAGTPNPTPPSSPSVGGVPWRTRLNSIKNSFLGSPRFHRRKLQVPTPEEMSNLTPESSPELAKRSWFGNFISLEKEEQVFAVIKDKPLSSIKADIVHAFLSIPSLSHSVISQTSFRAEHKATGGPAVFQKPVKFQVDITYTEGGAAQKENGVYSVTFTLLSGPSRRFKRVVETIQTQLLSTHEQPSAQHLSDTTNCMEMMTGRLSKCDEKNGQAAQAPSTPAKRSAHGPLGDSAAAGPGPGGDAEYPAGKDTARTGPPAARREQP from the exons GGAGCGGGAGATTGCCATCCTGAAGCTGATCGAgcacccccatgtcctcaagctgCACGACgtctatgaaaacaaaaaatattt ATACCTGGTGCTAGAACACGTGTCTGGTGGGGAGCTCTTCGACTACCTTGTCAAGAAGGGGAGGCTGACCCCCAAAGAGGCTAGAAAGTTCTTCCGGCAGATCATCTCTGCGCTAGACTTCTGCCACAGTCACTCCATATG CCACAGGGATCTGAAACCAGAAAACCTTCTGCTGGACGAGAAGAATAACATCCGGATCGCGGACTTCGGGATGGCGTCGCTGCAGGTTGGCGACAGCCTGCTGGAGACGAGCTGCGG GTCCCCCCACTATGCCTGCCCGGAGGTGATCCGG GGAGAGAAGTACGATGGCCGCAAGGCAGACGTGTGGAGCTGCGGCGTGATTCTGTTCGCCCTGCTTGTG GGGGCGCTGCCCTTCGACGACGACAACCTGCGGCAGCTGCTGGAGAAGGTGAAGCGGGGCGTGTTCCACATGCCGCACTTCATCCCGCCCGACTGCCAGAGCCTGCTGCGCGGCATGATCGAGGTGGACGCCACGCGGCGCCTCACG CTAGAGCACATTCAGAAACACATTTGGTATAT aggaggcaagaacGAGCCCGAGCCGGAGCAGCCCATCCCCCGCAAGGTGCAGATCCGCTCGCTGCCCAGCCTGGAGGACATCGACCCCGACGTGCTGGACAGCATGCACTCGCTGGGCTGCTTCCGGGACCGGAACAAGCTGCTGCAGGACCTGCTGTCCGAGGA GGAGAACCAGGAGAAGATGATTTACTTCCTCCTCCTGGACCGGAAAGAAAGGTATCCGAGCCACGAGGACGAGGACCTGCCGCCCAGGAACGAGATAG ACCCTCCCCGGAAGCGCGTGGACTCCCCAATGCTGAACCGGCACGGCAAGCGGCGGCCTGAGCGCAAGTCCATGGAGGTGCTGAGCGTGACGGATGGCGGCTCCCCGGTGCCTGCGCGGCGGGCCATCGAGATGGCCCAGCACGGCCAGAG GTCTAGGTCCATCAGCGGCGCTTCCTCAGGCCTCTCCACCAGCCCACTCAGCAGCCCCCGG GTGACCCCTCACCCCTCTCCGAGGGGCAgtcccctccctacccccaagGGGACGCCTGTGCACACGCCCAAGGAGAGCCCGGCCGGCACGCCCAACCCCACGCCACCGTCCAGCCCCAGCGTGGGAGGGGTGCCCTGGAGGACACGGCTCAACTCCATCAAGAACAGCTTCCTGGGGTCACCCCGCTTCCACCGCCGGAAACTGCAAG TTCCGACGCCCGAGGAGATGTCCAACCTGACCCCGGAGTCGTCCCCAGA gctcGCCAAAAGGTCCTGGTTTGGGAACTTCATCAGCCTGGAGAAGGAGGAACAGGTCTTCGCGGTCATCAAGGACAAGCCGCTGAGCTCCATCAAAGCCGACATCGTCCACGCCTTCCTGTCG ATCCCCAGCCTCAGCCACAGCGTCATCTCCCAGACGAGCTTCCGGGCCGAGCACAAGGCGACGGGGGGCCCGGCGGTGTTCCAGAAGCCCGTCAAGTTCCAGGTGGACATCACCTACACCGAGGGCGGGGCGGCGCAGAAGGAGAACGGCGTCTACTCCGTCACGTTCACGCTCCTGTCAG gccccagccgCCGCTTCAAGAGGGTCGTGGAGACCATTCAGACCCAGCTGCTGAGCACACATGAGCAGCCTTCTGCCCAGCACTTGTCAG ACACCACTAACTGTATGGAAATGATGACGGGGAGGCTTTCCAAATGTG ACGAGAAGAACGGGCAGGCGGCCCAGGCCCCCAGCACGCCCGCCAAGCGGAGTGCCCACGGCCCACTCGGGGACTCCGCGGCCGCTGGCCCCGGCCCTGGAGGGGACGCCGAGTACCCAGCGGGCAAGGACACGGCCAGGACGgggccgcccgccgcccgccgagAGCAGCCTTAG